Proteins encoded together in one Prochlorococcus marinus str. MIT 9211 window:
- the pyrR gene encoding bifunctional pyr operon transcriptional regulator/uracil phosphoribosyltransferase PyrR — protein sequence MKDQSSQEKVEILSKEELGRTLARLASQIIENVSDTQEILLLGIPTRGEQLAKVLGKKLEEKTGHAVDQGVIDPTFHRDDLVRVGTRMVHSTEIPSSLEGRQVVLVDDVIFTGRTVRAALEALQAWGRSKKVMLLVMVDRGHRELPIQPDFCGREVPTRRSETIDVKLMEVDGVEGVFLTKTT from the coding sequence ATGAAAGATCAATCTAGTCAAGAGAAGGTGGAAATACTTTCGAAAGAAGAACTAGGTCGCACCCTGGCCAGATTGGCTTCGCAAATTATTGAAAATGTTTCAGACACACAAGAAATTTTGCTTTTAGGAATTCCTACTAGGGGAGAGCAATTAGCAAAAGTTCTTGGGAAAAAATTGGAAGAAAAAACTGGTCACGCAGTTGATCAAGGAGTAATAGACCCTACTTTTCATCGAGATGATTTGGTTCGTGTAGGAACAAGGATGGTTCATTCCACTGAAATCCCTTCAAGTTTGGAAGGTCGCCAAGTGGTGTTGGTTGACGATGTCATTTTTACTGGAAGAACAGTTAGGGCTGCTCTTGAGGCTCTGCAGGCCTGGGGAAGAAGTAAAAAGGTTATGTTATTGGTGATGGTTGACAGAGGACATAGAGAGCTTCCTATTCAGCCTGATTTTTGTGGGAGGGAAGTACCAACTCGTAGGTCAGAAACTATTGATGTAAAGCTTATGGAGGTTGATGGTGTAGAAGGAGTCTTCCTTACTAAGACCACTTAA